The Ammospiza caudacuta isolate bAmmCau1 chromosome 17, bAmmCau1.pri, whole genome shotgun sequence genome has a segment encoding these proteins:
- the RNPS1 gene encoding RNA-binding protein with serine-rich domain 1: MAPSPTKRKDRSEEKSKDRSKDKAAAKESSEKDRGRDKTRKRRSASSGSSSTRSRSSSTSSSGSSSSTGSSSGSSSSSASSRSGSSSTSRSSSSSSSSGSPSPSRRRHDNRRRSRSKSKPPKRDEKERKRRSPSPRPTKVHVGRLTRNVTKDHIMEIFSTYGKIKMIDMPVDRLNPHLSKGYAYVEFENPDDAEKALKHMDGGQIDGQEITATAVLAPRPRPPPRRFSPPRRMLPPPPMWRRSPPRMRRRSRSPRRRSPVRRRSRSRSPGRRRHRSRSSSNSSR, translated from the exons AT GGCTCCCTCACCAACCAAGCGCAAGGACAGGTCAGAAGAGAAATCGAAGGACCGGTCCAAGGATAAAGCAGCTGCCAAGGAATCGAGTGAGAAGGATCGCGGTCGCGACAAAACACGCAAGAGACGCAGTGCCTCCAGTGGGAGCAGCAGTACCAG ATCCCGTTCCAGCTCAACTTCCAGCTCAGGGTCCAGTTCCAGCACTGGTTCTAGCAGTGGCTCAAGTTCCTCATCTGCCTCCAGCCGCTCTGGGAGCTCCAGCACCTCGCGCAGTTCCAGTTCGAGCAGCTCTTCTGGCTCTCCCAGTCCTTCTCGACGGCGACATGACAACAGGAGACGGTCCCGCTCCAA GTCCAAACCACCCAAGAGagatgaaaaggaaaggaagaggcGGAGCCCATCACCCAGACCCACAAAAGTGCATGTTGGAAGGCTCACTAGAAATGTGACAAAG GATCACATCATGGAAATTTTTTCCACTTATGGAAAGATTAAAATGATTGACATGCCAGTTGACAGGCTAAACCCACACCTCTCCAAAGGTTATGCTTATGTGGAGTTTGAAAACCCAGATGATGCTGAGAAAGCCCTGAAACACATGGATGGAG GCCAGATTGACGGTCAGGAgatcacagccacagctgtgctggcaccacGGCCTCGGCCACCTCCCAGGCGCTTCAGCCCCCCCAGGAGGatgctgccgccgccgcccatGTGGCGCAGGTCCCCCCCTCGCATGAGGAGGAG GTCCCGCTCCCCTCGGCGCCGGTCCCCCGTTCGCCGGCGATCCCGATCCCGCTCTCCCGGGCGGAGGCGCCACCGCAGCCGCTCCAGCTCCAACTCCTCAAGATAA
- the LOC131565384 gene encoding uncharacterized protein LOC131565384, with the protein MGRLDDHAKRRIVELRRAGLSFRKIKKVLELDDIRVTPQAVYLFLKRKSVEPGSAAAGWDGDQPWQGHEAELPRLLGTPHPALPTGDPVGSQDTKEGIQIVSVASLCKDGGQLGDTLAMGLAPGNGYDSSTGTALAPGTALRGLAPLPQTLPSRGQLVTPPTQNSALMVKKKTVDRAILLQKKVKDASTQTALPDSVGLGNHSLACSGAVPPPAPSCPAITEKLDAVQLEVQKLSQALHAVLERQCHLERQQEQQQRLQQEVLVTLQQLSSTVSHSTVPATQPCGPFSSMAEPSPSMPNFSQFKMELI; encoded by the exons ATGGGCCGGCTGGACGACCATGCCAAGAGGAGAATCGTGGAGCtgcgcagggctgggctgagcttcCGCAAGATCAAGaaggtgctggagctggatgACATCCGAGTGACGCCGCAGGCCGTGTACCTCTTCCTCAAGAGGAAGAGTGTGGAGCCGGGGTCAGCGGCagctggctgggatggggaccagccctggcaggggcacgaggctgagctccccaggctgctgggcaCCCCGCACCCTGCACTGCCCACCGGGGATCCTGTGGGCAGCCAGGACACCAAGGAAGGCATCCAGATTGTCAGCGTGGCCTCACTCTGCAAGGATGGTGGGCagcttggggacactttggcTATGGGGCTGGCCCCTGGGAATG GTTATGACAgctccacaggcacagccctggctccagggaCTGCTCTGAGGGGCCTTGCCCCCCTGCCGCAGACACTGCCCAGCCGAGGGCAGCTGGTGACACCTCCCACCCAGAACTCAGCTCTGATGGTGAAAAAGAAGACAGTGGACAGGGCTATCCTTCTGCAGAAAAAG GTCAAAGATGCCAGCACTCAGACTGCCTTGCCAGACTCTGTAGGTCTGGGCAATCACAGCCTTGCTTGCAGCGGAGCAGTGCCcccccctgctcccagctgccctgccaTCACTGAGAAGCTGgatgctgtgcagctggaggtgCAGAAGCTGAGCCAGGCCCTGCATGCGGTGCTGGAGCGGCAGTGCCACCTGGAGcgccagcaggagcagcagcagcggctgcagcaggaggtgctggtgacactgcagcagctcagctccaccgtgagccacagcactgtgcctgccacccagccctgtgggcCCTTCAGCAGCATGGCCGAGCCCTCGCCCAGCATGCCAAACTTCAGCCAGTTCAAGATGGAGCTGATCTGA